The Corynebacterium halotolerans YIM 70093 = DSM 44683 region TCCCAGTACTCGTTGGACCGGAAGATCAGGTTCTCCTTGTCCACGGCGTCCTGGAGGAACTCCTTGGACAGGGCCGGGCGCTGGTAGGGGCGGTGATTCTCCTCGCCGAGAAGGGTGATGTGCTCGGTGAAGCCGAGGCCGCGCAGCGAGATCGCGAGCTGCACGCCGGCCTGACTCGCGCCGATGATCAGCAGGCCGGTCTCGGCGGCGGAGTGTGGGGTGTTCATGCTTTCTCCTGGGTCGGTCGGGACAGACCGGCGCGGGGCCGGTCAGATCTGGGTCTCGGGGGTGGTCACGTGCAGATCCATGTCCTCGGTGAGCTTGATCTGGCAGGACAGGCGGGAGTTGTCCTCCCGGTCCTCGGCGGTGCCGTAGAGCATCTCGTCCTCCATCTCGCTCATCTCGGACAGCTCATCGAGCTGGTCCTCCCGGACATAGACGTGGCAGGTGGCGCAGGAGAGGGAGCCGCCGCATTCGGCGACGATGCCCGGGACGCCGTTACGCACGGCCGTCTCCATCACGGAGTCCCCTGGGTTGCCGGTGATGGTGCGGGTCTCGCCGGTGCTGGCCTCGGTGTAGTGAACGGTGGTCATGATGTCCTCCTGTGATTGTGCTAGATGAACTGGCGGCCGCCGTCGACGACCATGGTCTGGCCGGTGACGTAACCGGCGTCCGGGGACGCCAGGAACAGGGCGGCGCCCACGATGTCCTCGGGCTGGCTGGCCCGTCTGATGGATCCGCGGTCCACGCCGTACGTCGCGGCGTCCTCCATGAGTCCGTAACTGGCCTCGGTGAGGGTGAACCCGGGGGCGATGGCGTTGACGGTGATGTTGCGCGTGCCCAGCTCCTTGGCGAGTACGCGGGTCAGGGCCACGACGCCGCCCTTGGAGGCCACGTAGTGGGCCCAGTGGGCTGAGCCGGAGTAGATGGTGGCGCTGGAGAGGTTGATTACGCGCCCGCCGTCGGGCAGGTAGGGGCTGACGCCGCGGGTGACCAGCCAGGGGCCTTTGAGATTCACGCCCATCACCAGGTCCCATTCGGCCGGGTCGATCTCCTCGAAGGGGGAGCGGGTGACGGTGGCGTAGATGGCGGCGTTGTTGACCAAGACGTCGATACGGCCACCGCCGAACTCGGCCACCTGCCGCGCCATCTCCGCCACGGAGTCGGGGTCGGTGACGTCCACGCGGAAGGCGGCGGCGTCGACACCGGTGGCGGTGAGCTCCCCGGCGGTGCGGGCGGCGCCCTCGTGGTCGATGTCGGCCACGGCCACGCGGTCACCGCGGGCGGCGAAGCCCTCGGCGAAGGCCCGGCCCAGGCCGCCGGCGGCACCGGTGACCAGGACCGTGCGCTGCGCGTTCTGCTGGCTCTGCTGATCAGACACGGCTCGGCTCCGGTTCTGCGACGGGTGCCGCATGGTGGTGGCTGTGGTGGCTGTGCGCGCCGGGGCCCTCAACGACCGGGGCGGCGCCTTCGCCGTCGAGGATGGTCACGGTGCCCTTCGCGCCGTCGACCCGCAGGCGCTGGCCGGTAACGATGCTGGTGGAGGCGCTGCCGGTGCCGGTGACCGCGGGCAGGGCGTACTCGCGGCAGACGATGGCGGCGTGGCTCATCATGCCGCCGATGTCGGTGACGGCGGCCTTGATCTTGCCGAAGATCGGGCCCCAGCTGGGGGCGGTGACCGGCGCGACCAGGATCTCGTCCTGGCGGATGTCGGAGAGGTCGTCCGAGTCCATGACCACACGTGCCACGCCCTCGACCACGCCCGGGGAGGCGGCCATGCCCTTGAGCACGCCCTCCGAGCCCTCCTCTCCCGCGCCGAGCCAGGACTCCACCTGCTCAGTGGTGATGCCCCAGAGCATGCGGGTGAACGGCTCGGTGATCTGCTCCGGTGGGGTGTTCAGGGCCGGGGCGGGGCGGGCGGTCTTCAGCGCCGCGACGATGTCCTTGCGGCGGGCGATCTCGTCCTCCCAGTGGGCGGCGCCGATCGGGCCACCTGGGGCGCCGACACCGTGCCCGGTGACCAGGTCGAACAGGGCGTCGCGGACCTCATTGCGGTTGAGGTAGAGCAGGTCGTCCGGGTCCTCCCAGAAGCCGTAGGAGGCCAGGGTGCGGCCGAGCTCGCGGACCTTGCGCCAGAAGACGCCCATGGTCCAGTGCTCGATGTAGAAGTTGTGGTTCTCCACATAGGGGTAGGCGGTGGCGGCCAGGCTGCGCTTGGCGTCGAAGGCGGCCAGCTGGTCACCGGTCAGCAGCTCGCGGTACTCCTCGACGATCCGCTCCTTCTCCGCGAGCAGTTCCGCCGTGGGGCGCATGATGGTCTGGCCCTCGTCGAGGCGGCGGATGTAGTCCGCGATGTAGCCGAGCGGAATCTCGAAGTGCTCGTTCCAGTACTTGTCGTGGCCGTAGAAGCCGTTGCCCACGGTGAAGTTGAACCACGGGTCCTGGGCCTCGTCCCAGCGCCTGAGCCATTCGGCACCACCCTCGGCGGCGGCGATGGCGTCCAGGGTGCCGTCGACGTCGTCCGGGTCGGCGAAGTGGGACTGCAGGCCGAGCTCGACGGCCAGGGTGGCCAGTGCCTTGAGCTCGTCGTCCGGGCGGAAGAGCTCCATGTCCACGCCCTGGACCATGGTGGCGATCGACTGATCCGGGATGTCCGGGAAGATCTCCTTGCAGTAGTTGAAGAAGTCCAGGTAGGCGATGTAGCCGAGGTTGAGGAACTCGAAGTGGTACTGCCAGTTCTGGTAGGCCAGCGAGATGAGCCGGTCGTAGTTCTCCAGCAGCACCTCGGAGCCGTCCTTGGCCTTGCCGGTGATGATGTCATCCATCGGGACGATGTCGGGCAGGCGGTCGAAGGTCAGCGACTCGAGCTCGTCGATGGTGCCGCGGACCTTGGCCTTCCACTGCTCGAGCAGGGAGTCCCAGTTCTGGAAGTAGTGGGTGATACGCGCCTGGAACTCGGGGATGCGGTCGGCGATCTCGTCCTCGGGGACCGACACGGGGGACATGTAGAGATAGCCGAGGTGGACGCGGAATTCGATGCCGTTCGCGTTCGGGATCATCAGGTGCCGGGCGTTGTACTGGCCCAGGCACTTGACGGAGTACTCGGCGCCGATGGTCTCGAAGGGCTTGAAGACGGTGGGCCAGTGCTGGGAGTCACAGAACCAGAACTTCTTGTCCTCTTCCTCCTTGAGTTTGTCCTGGAAGACGAGGTAGTAGGGGTAGATCTCCTCCCAGCCCTCGGCGCCCGCGGGCACCGGCAGCTCAGAGGGCTTCGGAAATGATTTCTTGGACATGGTGGCTCCTGAAGTGGTGGGGTGTCGGGGTGGTGGCGGGCAGTAGGCGACGGGGCCGCGTGCTGCTCCGCTACTTTCCGCCCAGGACGGCGGCGGTGATGGAGCTGAGGTCGAAGGCCGCCGGGGAGCCGGCGGGGGAGGAGGCGCCGGCGGCCGCGGCACGGTCGGCGGCGGTATCCTCGCTCGCGGTCGGGGTGCCGGAGCCGTTCGAGTGCACGGTCTCTGGGCGGGACTGCAGGAGCAGCAGGTTCTGCCCGTCCGGCAGGTCGGCGTCCAGGGCCCACTCGATGTCCTGCGGGCACCGGTAGTGCTTCTCCGCCCGCTTGGCCATCTGCGCGACGGCCTTCAGCTCCGCGTCGGTGAGGCTGCGGACTGCGGCGCGCTCGGCCGGGACCTCTCGTTCCACGAGCGTGCCGGAGGCGGCGTCGGGCACCAGTTCGGCGTGCTTTTCGCCGATGTGCTCGGAGACGACCTGCAGGGTGATCTTGTCGAGGAGGATGTTGTCCGGGGTGACCTCCCCGGAGACCACCATCTCGCCGACTCCCCAGGAGGCGTCGACGGTGACCTTGGAGCGGTCCCCGTTGGCCGGATTCAGGGTCATGGCCACGCCGGCCACGCGGGAGTTGACCATCTTCTGGACGACCACGGCCATCGACAGTCCCTCGTTGGGGATGTTGTTCTTCAGTCGGTAGATGATCGCCCGGGAGGTGTACAGGGAGGCCCAGCACTTACGGATGTGCTCGGTCACGGAGTCCAGGCCGATCTGCCACAGGTAGGTGTCCTGCTGGCCGGCGAAGGAGGCGTCCGGCAGGTCCTCGGCGGTGGCGGACGAGCGCACCGCGACGGGGACGTTTCCGCCGCACTGCTCCATGAGGGCCGCGTGGGAGTCGACGACGGCCTGGCGGACCTTCGTCGGGACCGGGCGGTTGCACAGTTCGTCGCGGATGATGGCGGAGACCCGGTCGACCTCGGTGACGTCGTCGGCGTCGAGATCCGTCAGCAGGCGGTTGATGTCCCCGGCGATTCCGGCCTCGACGAGGAAGTCGTCGTAGGAGGCGGTGGTGACCACGAAGCCCGGGGGCACCGGCATGCCGGCGGCGGTCATGGACACCAGCGAGGCGCCCTTGCCGCCCAGGGCCTCGAGCATCGGGGCGCGTCCGTCGTCGAAGGTC contains the following coding sequences:
- a CDS encoding PEP/pyruvate-binding domain-containing protein; translation: MTEHTTIPYVQTFDDGRAPMLEALGGKGASLVSMTAAGMPVPPGFVVTTASYDDFLVEAGIAGDINRLLTDLDADDVTEVDRVSAIIRDELCNRPVPTKVRQAVVDSHAALMEQCGGNVPVAVRSSATAEDLPDASFAGQQDTYLWQIGLDSVTEHIRKCWASLYTSRAIIYRLKNNIPNEGLSMAVVVQKMVNSRVAGVAMTLNPANGDRSKVTVDASWGVGEMVVSGEVTPDNILLDKITLQVVSEHIGEKHAELVPDAASGTLVEREVPAERAAVRSLTDAELKAVAQMAKRAEKHYRCPQDIEWALDADLPDGQNLLLLQSRPETVHSNGSGTPTASEDTAADRAAAAGASSPAGSPAAFDLSSITAAVLGGK
- a CDS encoding 2Fe-2S iron-sulfur cluster-binding protein; this translates as MTTVHYTEASTGETRTITGNPGDSVMETAVRNGVPGIVAECGGSLSCATCHVYVREDQLDELSEMSEMEDEMLYGTAEDREDNSRLSCQIKLTEDMDLHVTTPETQI
- a CDS encoding SDR family NAD(P)-dependent oxidoreductase; protein product: MSDQQSQQNAQRTVLVTGAAGGLGRAFAEGFAARGDRVAVADIDHEGAARTAGELTATGVDAAAFRVDVTDPDSVAEMARQVAEFGGGRIDVLVNNAAIYATVTRSPFEEIDPAEWDLVMGVNLKGPWLVTRGVSPYLPDGGRVINLSSATIYSGSAHWAHYVASKGGVVALTRVLAKELGTRNITVNAIAPGFTLTEASYGLMEDAATYGVDRGSIRRASQPEDIVGAALFLASPDAGYVTGQTMVVDGGRQFI
- a CDS encoding PEP-utilizing enzyme, giving the protein MSKKSFPKPSELPVPAGAEGWEEIYPYYLVFQDKLKEEEDKKFWFCDSQHWPTVFKPFETIGAEYSVKCLGQYNARHLMIPNANGIEFRVHLGYLYMSPVSVPEDEIADRIPEFQARITHYFQNWDSLLEQWKAKVRGTIDELESLTFDRLPDIVPMDDIITGKAKDGSEVLLENYDRLISLAYQNWQYHFEFLNLGYIAYLDFFNYCKEIFPDIPDQSIATMVQGVDMELFRPDDELKALATLAVELGLQSHFADPDDVDGTLDAIAAAEGGAEWLRRWDEAQDPWFNFTVGNGFYGHDKYWNEHFEIPLGYIADYIRRLDEGQTIMRPTAELLAEKERIVEEYRELLTGDQLAAFDAKRSLAATAYPYVENHNFYIEHWTMGVFWRKVRELGRTLASYGFWEDPDDLLYLNRNEVRDALFDLVTGHGVGAPGGPIGAAHWEDEIARRKDIVAALKTARPAPALNTPPEQITEPFTRMLWGITTEQVESWLGAGEEGSEGVLKGMAASPGVVEGVARVVMDSDDLSDIRQDEILVAPVTAPSWGPIFGKIKAAVTDIGGMMSHAAIVCREYALPAVTGTGSASTSIVTGQRLRVDGAKGTVTILDGEGAAPVVEGPGAHSHHSHHHAAPVAEPEPSRV